GTTCCAGAAATAAGAATGGAAAAAGTAAAATGCAGTTTAAATACTTCTGTTAATAAGATCATTAAACCGTAATCAGTAATACCGCCTAAAAATGCCGCAACTTGTGCTTGAAGAAAAGTGAAAATAGATTTTTTCTTAAACATTAGTATTGGTTTTTATCTTTCAAATCCCCTAACTTCAAAAGTATTAAGCTGTCTATTATATTAATTACAAATAAAATAGCTGTAATTGAGCCAGCCAAATAGGTAATTGATCCATCAAAGACAACTTCTATAATTAAAATTAAAGCAATGATAAATCGAAGTTCTGTTGGACCAACAAAGCCGGAATCTATTGTGTATTCATTTGTAATTTTGTATCGTAACTGACTGATGATGATAGACCAGCCGTAAAATGCCACAAAAGCAAAAGCTAATATCTGTGTGCCATTTTCAGCATAAATATAATAACCAAAACCAATGAGCACAATACCAATCCAATCAGCAATAATATCAAGTGCAAAACCATACCAACGACGTGGAATATTTCTGTAATATGCCAACCTTCCATCTAAAGAATCACCCAGCCAGTTTATAACTAAACCCATAATACCTAAAAGCAAATACCACTTTGTTAGATAAGCACCTAAAACAAAAGCTAAAAAAATTAATCCCGAACCTAGTGCGCCAATTAAAGTGAGTAAATTAGGCGAAATAAATTTAGGTACTTTTGGAAGTAAAAATACAATGGTTAATTGTTCTGCTCTTTTTAAAATATTAGTTCGCTTACGGTCTGAAAATGTTCGTTGTAGAATCTCACTGTTACCTTCAACCTGTTTTTCTGTTCCCATTAATAACCTAATTTTAGTAAGCCTAATAGTATTGTTAATTCTAGTTTTACAATTTTAAACTTTATTCTTCCTTGAATATTTTTAAAAAAATCAGTCGTCTTTTTTAGCTTACCTGATCTTACCAGATAACTAAATGCAAGAATAAACAGCATATTATTTAACAATACCAGCAAAACGTTGATAGAAAACCGTTGGGCTATTTTCATTTTTAGGAGCATATTTTCCAGCTATAATTGGAATATAAATAACTCTCCTTCTGCTTTCTTCGCCACGGATAGAAGATTCTGCGACTCTGTGCCACAAACGCCCATCGTGAATGGTTAAATCTCCTGCTTCTGGATTGATAGAAACTTCTTCTGGATCAGCTTTATGATCTAAAAAGTATTTTTTACGAAAAAGCATTTGATATATGCTTTGTTTGTGAGTGCCTGGAATGATTTTAAGACCGCCGTTTTCGGGTTTTAACGTACTTAAGTGAATCCCCACATTTAACATTGGGTTTAATTTTGTACCATAAAAAATGTCTCTTAAACCATCTGTATGCCATCCCATTTTGCTAAACTTGCTTTCTGGTCCGTTGATATAATGATTGAAAACCATTCCATCTTTTTCTTCAGTACCTAATCTTGCATCATCGCCTGCGAGTTGTAATAAGCTGTTAAATCTTGGATCAAGTAAAAGACCGCTTAAGGTTTGATGATGTTGATTGATAAAAGCAAAACGCTGTACTATAGGAGATCCATCTAAATCTTTTCCATATTTAATGGGAACACCATTTACTTTTTGAAGATCATTGTCAATCCATTTTTGTTCTACTTCTTTCGAAGCATTAATGATTGCTGAAACAGTTTCTGGATTTATAAAATTTTTGAAGTGGATAAAGCCATATTGGTTGAAAAAGTTGATTTGCTCATCAGTTAATTGATTAGCAAGTGTGAAAGTTTTATAAGAAGATACCATGATAAATATATTTAATAAATGAAATAATAAGTTTGAAATTTTATCTAAAAGATTAGCAACAGCAACAACAGCAACAACAACACATTCGCATGTTGGCCTGCATTTGGCTTTTAGGAAAATTAAACAAATTTCTTTTACTTGACATATTCTATCGAATTAGTAGATATTTAATACGAAGATAATATAAATTTTCTTTTGCAATGATTTTTTTTTAGTTTTTTTGAAAAAAAAATTTAAACCTTATAAATCCCAGCAGCTGTTTTTTCGATAAAAGCCTTTGGCAGTATACGATTGGCATACACAGAAATGATATTCGTAAAACCTGGAATAACTTCTGATTTTTTGCTGAACATGGCTTTTACTGCCATTTTTGCCACCTCATCTGGCTGCATATTAAACTTTTCAGCCATTTTATTTAGAGCTTCTAATCCTGCTCTCGAAGCAAAACCGGTATTAACGGGACCTGGACTAAAACAAGTTACAGAAATTGAAGTTTTAGCAAGTTCAAAACGCAAAGCACGTGTAAACGATAAAACAAAAGCCTTTGTAGCCGAATACACCGCTAGCGTAGGCACAGCCTGATAGGCCGCAGTACTTGATATATTGAGAATATAAGCTTGTTTTTGTTGTGAAAGCGCTGGCAGTAATAAATGTGAAAGTTCGACTATTACATTCATGTTTAGCTGCATCATGCCAAGCTGATCGGTTAATGAAGACTTGCTAAAATCTCCCCAAACACCATAACCAGCATTGTTTACTAAAATACCAATTGGATAGTTATTCATTTTTACCCAGTTCGTTACTTTAAGCGATGCATCATTTATTGAAAGATCAATGGATAAAAAAGGAGCAGAAATACCATATTTGAGTTGAAGATCATCAGACAATGTTTTTAATTCCTGTTCACTTCTTGCAACCAGCAGCAACGAATAACCTTGTTTTGCTAATTCGTAAGCAATAGATTTTCCAATTCCTTTGCTGGCACCTGTTATTAAGGCATACGGTTTTTTATTTTCGCTCATTTTATCAATTTTATTCTCAAATATAAAAATTAATCGTAAACCATTCAGCGGAAAAACATAATTGTCATAATCCTTCCTCTATTGAATATTACAATTCTTTATAGTTTTGGATTGTATCGTGACGTTGTTTTTTTTCTGTTTTCATCTATCGCTGCATCATAATTAATAGTGGTTATAGCCGCTTCTGAAAACAAATTGTCAGCTGTTTTTTCTTCGTCTGACGCTACTGCAAGCATATCACCTATTCGATTTTCATTAAGCTTATGACTCCATGCTGCTAAACTATCATAAAGTGAGATCTGATAATGGATTATTTTCTGGACTGTAGCAATAAGGGCCACATCTCTTACTGGTCCTAAAATTGTATCATAAAGTACATTTTGTCCTTCATTGATAAGTCGTTGCACTGCTATACTTTTTCTTCCTCTTGCTTTACTATTTTTGATCCCGAAAATTTGTTCAATTCTGATAATCTGCTGACGGGTAATTTCAATGTATCCTTCAATTACAGAAGTAAGGTTTGGAGAGGAGGCATTATTTCTAGCTTTAGGCAGTAATTTTAAACTCTGACGCTCACAACCCAAAAGTCTTCTCAGTTCTTCCATCCATAATTTTTCTAGTGTTATTGCATCTGCTTTCATAATTTCTATTTATTATATCACTATTCCGTTACATAATCTGGAAATGAGGTCTAAGGCTTACAATTTCCATATGTTGTTTCTTTAATACTGATAGTTGATTTTGATATTTTACCAGCTTATACGAATACTTGAATCGCCCGCAAATTCAAATTTGTTATCATTGGAAGCTTTGATTTCATTATATTTCGAAGTTTGTTTTACTTCAACTTTAACTTTAGATAAAGCAGATTTAGAAAGTCCCTGCAATCTCATAGAAGCTTTAAAATTTGGATTACCTGTTAAACGAAAAGTGAGTTTGGTTTTGCCAAAGCGAAAATTTACTGCTGGATAATCGATAAAACCTACAGCATCTAGAGCCTTGATTCTAAAGTACTGTCTAGGAATAACTCCAAATGACATTCCGGTGCCGTATACTTCCTGTCCCACTTCACCTGATTTTTCCCAGCCATCATGTATGTCTTCCAAAGGTACCCACAGTTCTTTCTGCACTTGTCCTGTTTTAATTTCCTCAGCGATCATTTCAGCAGGAAGAAGGGGTGGAAAATAAAAGGCAAGTCTGGAAACTGCATATTTAATAAATTCTGGAATAAGTATTTTTAGAGAAGGCAGTATATCAATTCCATCTGTAACTTCCATATAATGATGAAGTGCCGCATATACCTCAAATTCTTCGTAAGCCGCAGTGTATG
This is a stretch of genomic DNA from Flavobacterium endoglycinae. It encodes these proteins:
- a CDS encoding CDP-alcohol phosphatidyltransferase family protein, with the protein product MGTEKQVEGNSEILQRTFSDRKRTNILKRAEQLTIVFLLPKVPKFISPNLLTLIGALGSGLIFLAFVLGAYLTKWYLLLGIMGLVINWLGDSLDGRLAYYRNIPRRWYGFALDIIADWIGIVLIGFGYYIYAENGTQILAFAFVAFYGWSIIISQLRYKITNEYTIDSGFVGPTELRFIIALILIIEVVFDGSITYLAGSITAILFVINIIDSLILLKLGDLKDKNQY
- a CDS encoding phytanoyl-CoA dioxygenase family protein, which codes for MVSSYKTFTLANQLTDEQINFFNQYGFIHFKNFINPETVSAIINASKEVEQKWIDNDLQKVNGVPIKYGKDLDGSPIVQRFAFINQHHQTLSGLLLDPRFNSLLQLAGDDARLGTEEKDGMVFNHYINGPESKFSKMGWHTDGLRDIFYGTKLNPMLNVGIHLSTLKPENGGLKIIPGTHKQSIYQMLFRKKYFLDHKADPEEVSINPEAGDLTIHDGRLWHRVAESSIRGEESRRRVIYIPIIAGKYAPKNENSPTVFYQRFAGIVK
- a CDS encoding SDR family NAD(P)-dependent oxidoreductase, whose amino-acid sequence is MSENKKPYALITGASKGIGKSIAYELAKQGYSLLLVARSEQELKTLSDDLQLKYGISAPFLSIDLSINDASLKVTNWVKMNNYPIGILVNNAGYGVWGDFSKSSLTDQLGMMQLNMNVIVELSHLLLPALSQQKQAYILNISSTAAYQAVPTLAVYSATKAFVLSFTRALRFELAKTSISVTCFSPGPVNTGFASRAGLEALNKMAEKFNMQPDEVAKMAVKAMFSKKSEVIPGFTNIISVYANRILPKAFIEKTAAGIYKV
- a CDS encoding YciE/YciF ferroxidase family protein; protein product: MEELRRLLGCERQSLKLLPKARNNASSPNLTSVIEGYIEITRQQIIRIEQIFGIKNSKARGRKSIAVQRLINEGQNVLYDTILGPVRDVALIATVQKIIHYQISLYDSLAAWSHKLNENRIGDMLAVASDEEKTADNLFSEAAITTINYDAAIDENRKKTTSRYNPKL